A segment of the Echinicola strongylocentroti genome:
ACATCGTGGTCCAAAACACCTACCAACCCAAAAACCAGCAATACTCCTCATTGCCCAAAACCGGCTTGGACAACATCATGAAAAGACTCGCCTATTTCTCCGATGAAGAAATGGTCATCGAGCAGACCACAGATAAGTTTACCGTTAAACTGCCACTATTGGTGGTCGATTCTAAAAGGAAAGACATACAGCACAACTGACAAGGAAAAAAAGACCATTATGAAGGTACTGATCGTAGAAGACGAAATCTTGGCTGCCGAAAAGCTGAGCAACATGCTCAAAAAATACGACAGCTCTATCCAAATCCTGGACAACCTCACTGCAGTGGAAGAAACCGTCAAATGGCTTCAGCAGCACCCTGCTCCTGACTTGATCATGATGGACATCCAGATAGATGATGGTGTCTGCTTCGAGATTTTCCAACAAGTGGAAGTCAGCAGCCCAGTGATCTTTACCACTGCTTATGATCAGTACGCCATCAAGGCCTTTCAGGTCCACAGTATCGATTACCTCCTAAAACCATTTTCTTTTGAAAAACTGGAAAAAAGCTTGGAGAAACTAAAAAAGATCACCTCACCAACAGCCCCACCTTCTTCTTCGATAATCAATGTAGACGAACTTCTTCAGGCCCTCCAGCAGAAGGACCTCTCCTACAAGTCACGCTTTTTGGTAAAAGCAGGGACCAAAATCCGATCCATCAAAACCGAGGACATCGCCTACATCTACACTGACAGAAAGCTTAACCTCCTCGTGACCAACGAAGGTGACCGTTACCCGCTTGACCAATCCCTGGACGAGCTCACCCAAGTACTCGATCCCGAAACGTTCTTCAGGGCCAACAGACAGCTTATCCTTCAAATCGATTCCGTTTCGGCCATCCACCCCTATTTCAAAGGCCGCGTAAAGCTAGACCTCACCCCTCCGCTGGACGCCGAAATCATCATCAGCAGCGAAAAGACCCCTGACTTCAAAGCCTGGCTGGACAGGTAGTCGTTTTGTGAGTCTTGAGTCCTGAGTCCTGAGACTTGAGACTTGAGACAAATGGCGATTGTATTGGGTATTGGGCAACACGGTTGTGCCGGGTCTCTGCCCCTGCACTCGCAAACATTGAGTCGCTGACTCAATTAGGCTGTTTCTAGTTCCCGTCCTCATTGTTTCGAAGGCCTAGTCAAAACTCGTGAGAGGAAGGACCTGTAACCTTGCTGGACAGGCAGTGTTTTTTGAGTCTTGAGTCTTGAGTCTTGAGTCTTGAGTCCTGAGACTTGAGACAAATGGCGATTGTATTGGGTATTGGGCAATACGGTTGTGCTGGGTCTCTGCCCCTGCACTCGCAAACATTGAGTCTCTGACTCAATTAGGCTGTTTCTAGTTCCCGTCCTCACTGTTTCGAAGGCCTAGTCAAAACTCGTGAGAGGAAGGACCTGTAACCTTGCTGGACAGGCAGTGTTTTTTGAGTCTTGGGTCTTGAGACTTGAGACTTGAGACAAATGGCGATTGTATTTGGTATTGGGCAATACGGTTGTGCCGGGTCTCTGCCCCTGCACTCGCAAACATTGAGTCTCTGACTCAATTAGGCAACTTATTTAACCCGGTTTATGCATTAGGAATCGTGATGAGGTTTGAAACTGCAAGAAAATCAGGCTGTTTGGAGATTGAGGCATAGCACCGCTATGGTGAAATCGAAAACAGCAGCGAAGCGACTGATTTTGAAGTAGGTTCATACCGCAATAGATAGGCTAATGCATATTCCGGGTTTAAGCATAAAACGATCAATGGCTCCAACGCAGAAATATCCCAATTCGAGGCGAGATTTTCCCTTTTGAAAGACGATTGGTTATTGGCTTCTTTTAATTAAAGTAAGTTAGCATTACTAAAACAGGCAAAAAGATCATCTTCCTATTGCCAAATTATAAAGAAAACAATAAACCAAATTGCAATGCTAAAGAACCGAATCAGCTTTTTATGCTTGGTGATCACCCTTGTATCTTTTTCGAGAGTGCTTGCCCAGTATCCGGACGTTTCTTCAAAGGACAGGGCAAAAGCGGACTCCATCAAGTCTGCCGCATTAGCGCACTCTGATGAGGCCTGGGAAAAAGCGCGAATAGCCGTTTATCGTGAAGAAATGCAAGGTAAGCCTTATATTCCATGGGCAGCACGCCCCACAGACCTACCACAAGCAACCATCCCAGCATTCCCTGGGGCTGAAGGAGGTGGAATGTACAGTTTTGGTGGCCGAGGAGGCCAAGTCATCACCGTCACTAGCTTGGAAGACCATGGCCCCGGCACCCTCCGGGAGGCTTGTGAAACCGGTGGTGCCAGGATCATCGTGTTTAATGTGGCGGGTATCATCAAACTGGAAACACCCTTGATCATCAGGGCACCCTATGTGACCATCGCCGGCCAAACTGCACCCGGCGACGGGGTTTGTGTGGCGGGTGAAACGGTCTGGGTGGACACCCATGATGTGGTGATCAGGCACATGAGGTTTCGCAGAGGTGAAACCTTCGTGGGCAGAAGGGACGATGCCATCGGCGGCAATCCCGTCGGAAACATCATGATCGACCACGTTTCTGCCAGCTGGGGACTGGATGAAAACATGTCCATCTATCGTCACATGTACGATCCCGGAGGAGGCTACAAAACAGAAAAACTTCCCACTGTCAACATCACGATCCAAAACAGCATCTTCTCCGAAGACCTCGACACCTATAACCACTCCCTTGGCAGCACCTTGGGTGGCGAAAACTGCTCTTTTATGAGAAACCTATGGGCCAGCAATGCCGGCAGGAATCCTTCCATTGGCTGGAATGGCATCTTCAATTTCGTCAATAACATAGTCTTCAACTGGTCCCATAGAACCACTGACGGTGGAGACTACAAGGCCAAATACAACATCATCAACAACTATTACAAACCAGGGCCTGTGACAGACCTCAGCAAAACAATAAGCTACCGAATTCTCAAGCCAGAAGCTGGCAGGAGTGACTTGGACTCCGTGGTTTTCGGAAGGGCTTATGTGGAAGGTAATATTGTGGAAGGCAATGAAAAAGTCACTGCCGACAACTGGAATGGTGGCGTACAGATGGAAGGAAAAGATGGCCAACTAATGACCTATCAGGAAGCAACGCATTACTTCTCTAGAATGAAATCAGACAAGCCTTTTCCTATGCCTCACCTGACTATTATGCCTACAGAAAAGGCCGTGGAATATGTCATGGAAAATGTCGGCGCTACATTTCCTAAGCGAGACCCAGTAGACCAACGAATCATCAG
Coding sequences within it:
- a CDS encoding polysaccharide lyase; translation: MLKNRISFLCLVITLVSFSRVLAQYPDVSSKDRAKADSIKSAALAHSDEAWEKARIAVYREEMQGKPYIPWAARPTDLPQATIPAFPGAEGGGMYSFGGRGGQVITVTSLEDHGPGTLREACETGGARIIVFNVAGIIKLETPLIIRAPYVTIAGQTAPGDGVCVAGETVWVDTHDVVIRHMRFRRGETFVGRRDDAIGGNPVGNIMIDHVSASWGLDENMSIYRHMYDPGGGYKTEKLPTVNITIQNSIFSEDLDTYNHSLGSTLGGENCSFMRNLWASNAGRNPSIGWNGIFNFVNNIVFNWSHRTTDGGDYKAKYNIINNYYKPGPVTDLSKTISYRILKPEAGRSDLDSVVFGRAYVEGNIVEGNEKVTADNWNGGVQMEGKDGQLMTYQEATHYFSRMKSDKPFPMPHLTIMPTEKAVEYVMENVGATFPKRDPVDQRIIRTVKTGKPEYVEGLDPESFYQFEHRRLPNDAYKKGIITDISQVGGYPEYNGSPYQDTDKDGMPDEWENKYGLDPNDPSDAHDDLNGDGYTNIEKYINGIDPKLTVDWTNLSNNEDTLAKNGLSVDK
- a CDS encoding LytR/AlgR family response regulator transcription factor, translated to MKVLIVEDEILAAEKLSNMLKKYDSSIQILDNLTAVEETVKWLQQHPAPDLIMMDIQIDDGVCFEIFQQVEVSSPVIFTTAYDQYAIKAFQVHSIDYLLKPFSFEKLEKSLEKLKKITSPTAPPSSSIINVDELLQALQQKDLSYKSRFLVKAGTKIRSIKTEDIAYIYTDRKLNLLVTNEGDRYPLDQSLDELTQVLDPETFFRANRQLILQIDSVSAIHPYFKGRVKLDLTPPLDAEIIISSEKTPDFKAWLDR